A window from Urocitellus parryii isolate mUroPar1 chromosome 1, mUroPar1.hap1, whole genome shotgun sequence encodes these proteins:
- the LOC113178602 gene encoding olfactory receptor 14C36-like, with the protein MANATMVTEFLLLGSPDDWDLSFLYFTEFPMTYLGTLLGNILIVTITTADKNLHTPMFFFLRNLSILDMCYISITVPNACVNSLTGNRAISVADCATQIFLVIFCACVELLFLTIMAWDRYVAICQPLQYLLIMKHQICVHMTLATLVSGLLYAGVHTGNTFRLSFCQSNVVLQFFCDVPSLLRLSCSDTTSNMVLFWVSTVAIGGGCFTFIAMSYFRIFSAVLKFPTRAPGKAFFTCTPHILLVSIFLSSGTAVYLRSSATSDTLQDMVLSAFYTMVPPFLNPLIYSLRNQQVKDAVRRVMGRQLFSGKQ; encoded by the coding sequence ATGGCCAATGCCACCATGGTAACTGAATTTCTCCTCCTGGGCTCTCCTGATGACTGGGATCTGAGTTTCCTCTATTTCACAGAATTCCCAATGACTTACCTGGGTACCTTGTTAGGGAACATTCTCATCGTCACTATCACCACTGCTGACAAGAACCTGCACACACCCATGTTCTTCTTTCTGAGGAACCTGTCCATCTTGGACATGTGCTACATTTCCATCACTGTCCCCAATGCCTGTGTCAACTCTCTCACTGGCAACAGGGCCATTTCGGTGGCTGACTGTGCAACACAGATTTTCCTGGTCATTTTCTGTGCATGTGTTGAACTTTTGTTTCTCACAATCATGGCCTgggaccgctatgtggccatctgccagccCCTCCAGTACCTCCTCATCATGAAGCATCAGATTTGTGTCCACATGACCCTGGCCACCCTAGTCAGTGGTCTGCTGTATGCAGGTGTGCACACTGGGAACACATTCCGGCTGTCCTTCTGCCAGTCAAATGTGGTCCTCCAGTTCTTCTGTGATGTCCCCTCTCTGTTGAGGCTGTCCTGCTCTGACACCACCAGCAACATGGTCCTCTTTTGGGTCTCTACTGTGGCAATTGGTGGTGGTTGCTTTACTTTTATTGCCATGTCATATTTTCGCATATTTTCTGCTGTGCTGAAATTTCCTACCAGAGCCCCAGGGAAGGCCTTCTTCACCTGCACCCCTCACATCCTCCTGGTGTCCATCTTCCTCAGTTCTGGCACAGCTGTGTacctgaggtcctcagcaacctCTGACACCCTCCAGGACATGGTTCTCTCTGCCTTTTACACCATGGTTCCTCCCTTCCTGAATCCTCTCATCTACAGTCTCAGGAACCAGCAGGTAAAAGATGCTGTGAGGAGAGTAATGGGAAGACAGCTGTTCTCAGGGAAACAATAA